CTGACAATGAAACCCATTTGGGGCCTTGTATAGAGTCACAAATGATGGATGGCATCTATTAATGAGATTCGCAACAAACGCATACGGCATTGTCTCTCTGGCTAGGCAGCTAAATTATGGACATTTGGCCAGTGCGTTTATTTAGCGTGCGATCTGAGATTTGGACATgttgaatttgatttgatttttcaacTAAGAGCTCCAACTTGACAACACCTGCAGTGTTAATCAGACGTTTTTCAACTTGGTGTGGAAAACTGGGGAGATAACAATGCGCCCTGTGTCATTACCAGCAGAAGGTAATTCTTGTTGTAGTCTTCTGGTAGAGAAGACTTCTGTTGAATTAATAGAATACTTCTGTTGaattagaaggaaaaaagaaaaaagaaaagatcagTACTATTGGGATCTTCAGGGCCCTTTGGGGGTCAATCTGGACTCCCAAAACGACTCACGTAAGGAAAAGCCCATGTCCTGCAATAATTAACACTTGCCCAATCTTATCTCATCCATCACCATTAAATGGCACAATGATTGATTCATGCCTTGTCTGATCCTGTTTGCTACCGAATTCACTCGCTAGAGAGTTCCAAAGCCTTCATCAAAATCTTCCTCACGAtgtcatcttcttcatcatacAAGAAATACGAAATCAGGAAGAGAAACCCTGACCCCAAATCCTCAGTTTTGCTAGTGATTGATATGCAGAATTACTTTTACTCCATGGCCAAGCCAATTTTACCTGCCATTAACACCACTATTGAGCTTTGCAGGGATGCTTCGATTCCCATCATTTTCACTCGCCACCGCCACAAGTCCCCTCAAGACTATGGAATGCTATGGGAGTGGTGGAATGGTGATCTCATCATGGATGGCACACCTGAGGCAGAGCTCATACCCGACTTGGATAGAGGGGAGGATGATTTAGTTGTCGAGAAGAACACGTACAGTGCATTCAGGGGTAATACCTCTTCAACATCCTAAGTACTAGCATAAATTGATACGATACTAGTTAGTTGCAGCAATTAGACTTCCAATTTCTGGTATTAGTAAATTGATTGAATAATTGTAACTCTGGCATTGGGATTCGGCATGACTAACAAGTACTACTAGGTAGTTTTTTTAGTTCAATTCTATGGGTTTGTGATCTTTATATTAGTTTGGCTTTGTCCAATAATATTCCAAAGTTCTATTAAGAATCTTCCCTCCTCCCTACaagattttgatttttgttgcGGTTACTTGAGAAGACTAGTTCAGTGGCAAAAGGAAGTTATTTAGTGAGGAAAATATTTTAGGTTTAATTTGATAGGATTTTTGGAGTGTTGCAACTTGCGAGGCATAGCTCCGTACGctcacaaaatttgattttttttttttttgtggcaaAGTTACAAAAATTGACGTTTATTTTCTCACTTCTATAGATTGGATTGAATTAAGTCCAAGTTCAATTATGATCTTTTATCTTTGAAAGTTTCCAAGTTT
This portion of the Coffea arabica cultivar ET-39 chromosome 2e, Coffea Arabica ET-39 HiFi, whole genome shotgun sequence genome encodes:
- the LOC113731610 gene encoding nicotinamidase 2-like — encoded protein: MSSSSSYKKYEIRKRNPDPKSSVLLVIDMQNYFYSMAKPILPAINTTIELCRDASIPIIFTRHRHKSPQDYGMLWEWWNGDLIMDGTPEAELIPDLDRGEDDLVVEKNTYSAFRGTNLEEELILINMGGVKEVMVTGVMTNLCCETTAREAFIRGFRVFFSTDATATSSPDLHDATLKNMAYGFAYLVDCERLQTAFSKSSPSHLST